In Emys orbicularis isolate rEmyOrb1 chromosome 12, rEmyOrb1.hap1, whole genome shotgun sequence, one genomic interval encodes:
- the LOC135886492 gene encoding ribonuclease-like — translation MAMALRGPYPLLFLTLVLLVTCLAQIIRPPDSYQNFVSEHVDFPKTKPPKGQSYCDHIMRLLSQNMAACKLTHTFIHAPANRLRAICTSRGRCNQYNECNSNTAYPVTTCWLDSPPRPPSCVYRGIPQTCRIRVVCNWGLPVRFLRVL, via the coding sequence ATGGCCATGGCCCTGAGGGGACCCTACCCTTTGCTCTTCCTGACCCTTGTCCTGCTGGTAACCTGCCTGGCCCAGATCATCAGACCACCAGACAGCTACCAAAACTTTGTGAGCGAACACGTTGATTTCCCCAAGACCAAACCCCCCAAGGGCCAGAGCTACTGCGACCACATCATGCGGCTCCTGAGCCAGAacatggctgcctgcaaactCACCCACACCTTCATCCACGCCCCCGCCAACCGGCTCCGGGCCATCTGCACCAGCAGAGGGAGATGCAACCAATACAACGAATGTAACAGCAACACAGCCTACCCTGTCACCACCTGCTGGCTGGACAGCCCTCCCCGCCCACCGAGCTGTGTCTACAGAGGAATACCCCAGACCTGCAGGATTCGCGTGGTCTGTAACTGGGGGCTGCCTGTGCGCTTCCTCAGAGTCCTGTAG
- the LOC135886137 gene encoding ribonuclease-like, with amino-acid sequence MLLLTLVMLAACLAWFRPLPDTYQCFGREHVDFPKTSAPNGQSYCDLMMWRLSRNMGVCKLTHTFIHALASHLWAICPSGRRCNQYNECNSIAAYPLTTCRVRSPPPPTELCLQGHTPDPQDPHDL; translated from the coding sequence ATGCTCCTGCTGACCCTTGTCATGCTGGCCGCCTGCCTGGCCTGGTTCAGACCACTTCCTGACACCTACCAGTGCTTTGGGAGAGAGCACGTTGATTTCCCCAAGACCAGCGCTCCTAACGGCCAGAGCTACTGTGACCTCATGATGTGGCGCCTGAGCCGGAACATGGGTGTCTGCAAACTCACCCACACCTTCATCCACGCCCTCGCCAGCCATCTCTGGGCCATCTGCCCCAGCGGTAGGAGATGCAACCAATATAACGAATGCAACAGCATCGCAGCCTACCCTCTCACCACCTGCCgggtgcgcagcccccccccgcccaccgaaCTGTGTCTACAGGGGCATACCCCAGACCCGCAGGATCCACATGACCTGTAA